ATACGATATAACGTCCATTACCTTGGCGGTTAATGGCGGCGCGCTGTCCACTGCGAACATAGAACTTGGGTTTTACGAAATGCCGCTATGCACAAGTGATGATGTAACGATTGTGGCGAGTGCTGACTGATGGCTGAACTGTCCGATTTCACAGAACTGATTACCAGCGAGCATGCCGGAGCGACCAAATTCGTCGCCACAGTCGAGGCATCCGTGCAGGCGTTTGTCGATCAGATCAATGTGGCTGAAAATGCCTATAGCTACTATGATCTGGATAATGCCGTAGGCACGCAGCTTAACGCCGTAGGGCTGTGGGTTGGGGCATCCCGCCTGATTAAACTGCCGGTAAATGTCTATTTCTCATTTGATAAGGATGGCGTCGGATTTGACCAAGGCATCTGGTGGGAAGTAGGGGATGCACTCAATGTCGTCACGTCCCTTGATGATGACTTATACAGGTTGTTTATACGCGCTAAAATCCTGTGCAATATGTGGGACGGAACCTTTCCGGCGGCCATAGAAATTCTTGAGACAATAACCGATGGCATAGACGTTACCATCTCTGGAATAGAGGGGGCGCGATCAGTTGCATTTACCATCACCGGCAATGTTTCAACGGTCATAAAATCCATAATCCAAGAGGGATACCTCCCCCTGAAACCGGCTGGAATATCCGTTTCCTACAATTTCGTATCGTGAGATGCCAATGGCTACCAGTTCCTTTTCTGCCTTCGCCTCTGGCGGCAGCGCCAATGTTGTAACAGATACTGAATACCAGTCCCTCATTGGATCAGAGGGTGCGCTTGCTTTAGGTTTTGTGGCGGGTCTGGCGTATTCTTCCTATGTCAATAAGGTCTTGCGACAGACCAGTATTTTTTCTGCCGTTCTCGGAAAAATAATTGCTGACAATGGGCAGGACTGCACGGATAGCGATACCGTGGATGATCTGAAATCGTGGCTCCTTACTGCCATTCTATCAGGCTATGCCACTGAAGCGTTTGTTGGTACCAGCGTAGCCACTGAACAGGCCCGCGCCGAAGGCGTAGAGTCCGGTCTTGTTTCCGGTATCTGGGCAAAAGGAACGACTGCGTATCAGGTGCTTGGCCTGACCTACCTGATCAGTGCGCAGCGGCCACAGTATTTCTATCAGGACGATAGCGGCAACCAGTACTCGGGAGGCGCTCTGGCCCTGTATTCGGATGTTACAAGCGAGACCGAGCGTGCCGAAGGCGTAGAGTCCGGTCTTGTTTCCGGTATCTGGGCAAAAGGAACGACCTCCTATCAGGTGCTTGGCCTGACCTACCTGATCAGTGCGCAGCGGCCACAGTATTTCTATCAGGACGATAGCGGCAACCAGTACTCGGGAGGCGCTCTGGCCCTGTATTCCGACGTGACGGCCGAACAGGCAGCGCGAGCTAGCGCCATTAGTGCTGAGGCCACGGCACGCGCGAACGCCGATGCCCAGCTTGTATCCGGCGTGTGGGCCAACGGTACGGGGCCGGGGCAGGTTCTGGGCATGACCTACAACCTGACTTTCGTCGGCGGTGCGCGCCCGCAGGTCTTCTACAACGACGCCAGCGACAACCAGCAGGTCATCGGGCTGGCCACCTATAACGATCTCTCCGGCTATGTCCCGAAGGGTGGTGTGCAGTACGGCCAAACGTGGGATGTGTGGACGCCTTCCGCCAATCAGGTCACGAACCTGACCCTGACATTCACATGCACATCCGGCGGGCTGCTGATGATGTCGGCTGGCGTTTACCCGTTCAGCGCACAGCCCAGCAATGGCAGTTCCTCAAATACGGGATCGGATGTCAACCTGATCCTGGACGGCACCAGCGTGTATGACGACAACGTACGCAGCGCCACGCATGAGGACGTGCCGCAACTGGTGGGCGCGGGCACGCATACCATCACCCTTCGGTATACGGCCAACACCGCCACGTCGGGCTGGGTCAGCCAGCGCGCCAAACTGTCCTACTTCTTCATCCCGACCGAATGAGGCCGCGCCATGTCCACATCTGACACCATCCAGAATTATATCCTGTACCGGACGACCGCATCCGGGTGGCAGGCGGTCGGCTATGTCATTGCCGCCATGCAGATGACGGCGGAGCAGGCGACCGGAGCCGGGACGGGCCTGGCCTACGTACTGGACGCGGCGGGCAAATACCCGGCCGGAAGCCTCTATCCGGTACCCTCCACGGGGTATGCGCTCACCGGGCCATCCACGGCAACGGCGGGAACTGCCCTGACGCTGACCCTGACGCCAGACAATTACGGCCCGGACACGGCAACGGCGGTGACGCTTTCCGATGGTGGCGCGGGCGGCACATTCTCATCCGCCACGGTCACATTCGGCGCGGGCGTAAAGACCGCCCAGACCGTGACCTACACGCCGAAGGCGGCGGGCAGCGTCACCATCAGCGCCACAAACAGTGGCGGCCTGACCAACCCGGCAGCTCTTGCCATCACCGTCGGCGCGGCGGCTGCCACAACCTGACCGCCCCCACGATCCGCGCCTGCCAGACCGCCCGTGAGGCGGTTTTTTCATGAGAAGACGAATGAGCGAAACCACCACACTGACCCAGGGCGGCCCGGTCATGCCCCAGCGCTGCGCCACGATCGAGGATCTGGCCCGCGTGCGTGAGCGGCTGGCCAAGGTCGAGGGCGGCCATGACAACCTGCGCGACGGGCTGAGCACGCTGTCCCAGCAGTTTGCCAACCTCAGGCGCGACCTGACGCAATCCGTATCCGACAACGCCGCCCAGACCCGGCGCGAGATCATGGAGCGCGTGGACGACATGACCGACACCGCCACCGAGCGTAACAACGAAATATCAGGCAGGCTGGCGCGCATCGAGGGCGGCCTGAAGCTGACCTCATGGGTCACCATGACCTTCATCGTGCTGGCCACCGGCCTGCTGGGCTGGGGGCAGATTGGCGATGCCGCGTGGTCGTTCTGCAAACGCGCATTCGGGTATGCGTCATGAGCGCATACATTCCCCGCGGCATCCGCAACAACAATCCGGGCAACCTTGATTTTGTGGGTCAGGCGGGCGCGCATCTGGAAACCGGCGTGGCAGAACCGCGCTTTGCGGCTTTTCCGACCATGGCAGACGGCATCCGCGCCCTGCGTGACCAGTTGCTGCGCTATGCCGAGCGCGGACTGACCACGGTTGCCTCCATCATCTCGGTCTATGCGCCTGCCACCGAGAACGTGACCAGCGCCTATATCGCCGGCCTGTGCCGCCAGATGGGCGTGCAGGCCGATGCCGTGCTGGACCTGCACGATCCGGCCACCATGCTGGGGTTGATCGAGGGCATCGCCACCATGGAAAACGGGCCGGGGCATCTCAGCACGGAACAGATCAATCAGGCCCTTGATGGAGACGACAAATGAACACAGCCGCGAAGTTCGGCGGCATCGGGGCTTTTGTCCTGCTGCTGCTTAATAAGGTGCCGGAACAGTACACGCTTTATGCCGCCGTGTTCGTGTTCGCCTGCTCGGCGGCATCCGCGCTGATCCCGCCACCTTCTGCGCATAGCCGGTGGGCCGTGGCCTACCAGATCATGACCACCATCGGCCTGAACATCGGCTGGGCGGAAAACCACTTCAAACCGGGGCAGTCGGGCGTGCGCGTGCCACTGGCCGA
This portion of the Komagataeibacter sp. FNDCF1 genome encodes:
- a CDS encoding structural protein; the protein is MSAYIPRGIRNNNPGNLDFVGQAGAHLETGVAEPRFAAFPTMADGIRALRDQLLRYAERGLTTVASIISVYAPATENVTSAYIAGLCRQMGVQADAVLDLHDPATMLGLIEGIATMENGPGHLSTEQINQALDGDDK
- a CDS encoding DUF2612 domain-containing protein; translated protein: MAELSDFTELITSEHAGATKFVATVEASVQAFVDQINVAENAYSYYDLDNAVGTQLNAVGLWVGASRLIKLPVNVYFSFDKDGVGFDQGIWWEVGDALNVVTSLDDDLYRLFIRAKILCNMWDGTFPAAIEILETITDGIDVTISGIEGARSVAFTITGNVSTVIKSIIQEGYLPLKPAGISVSYNFVS